A genome region from Streptomyces antimycoticus includes the following:
- a CDS encoding PP2C family protein-serine/threonine phosphatase yields the protein MIGTSAVGGAFVRKARSLREVTRVVPCLWVLGALCWALLTPHHTEVATLLAAAPAIACASSGRRRCIVLLGGAGLLLALAPPTALEPDGDGKEPHAALVTCCAILGVAFACYLTAGRKLRLVRELEQLRAVATAAQDVVLRPLPARLEGIELAGGHLSASRGAAVGGDLYEALATPYGVRVIIGDVRGHGLAAIGTVAAVLGSFREAAHEEPRLGGVLRRLDRALERHLRARASGECPLDSHVDEEFVTVLLLEVGADGEVTALNCGHPWPYRLYEQPVGPAMARQTAPGEVLPPLGLFPLPAELPTARWSALGVGDTLVLHTDGAEDVRDAHGTFFPLRRALSEAAGAGPLVPAAVVAGVRSALLRHTGGRLADDVALLALRFDRCQLSATTALTRPAADAHRG from the coding sequence ATGATCGGGACATCGGCAGTCGGCGGCGCGTTCGTACGGAAGGCACGGAGTCTGCGGGAGGTCACCCGCGTGGTCCCCTGTCTGTGGGTGCTCGGCGCCCTCTGCTGGGCCCTGCTGACCCCGCATCACACCGAGGTCGCGACCCTCCTCGCCGCGGCACCCGCCATCGCCTGCGCGAGCAGCGGCCGCCGCAGATGCATCGTGCTGCTCGGCGGCGCCGGCCTGCTGTTGGCCCTCGCGCCTCCGACCGCCCTGGAGCCGGACGGCGACGGGAAGGAGCCGCACGCCGCCCTGGTCACCTGCTGCGCCATCCTCGGCGTGGCCTTCGCCTGCTATCTCACAGCGGGCCGCAAGCTGCGGCTGGTGCGCGAACTGGAACAGCTCCGGGCGGTGGCCACCGCCGCGCAGGACGTGGTGCTGCGGCCGCTCCCGGCCCGGCTGGAGGGCATCGAGCTGGCCGGCGGTCATCTCTCGGCCAGCCGGGGTGCCGCCGTCGGGGGCGATCTCTACGAGGCGCTGGCCACCCCGTACGGCGTGCGCGTCATCATCGGCGATGTGCGCGGGCACGGCCTCGCCGCGATCGGCACCGTCGCCGCCGTCCTCGGCAGCTTCCGCGAGGCCGCCCATGAGGAACCCCGGCTCGGCGGCGTGCTGCGCCGGCTCGACCGCGCCCTGGAGCGACATCTGCGGGCACGCGCGAGCGGGGAGTGCCCGCTGGACAGCCATGTGGACGAGGAATTCGTGACCGTCCTGCTGCTGGAGGTGGGCGCGGACGGCGAGGTCACCGCGCTCAACTGCGGCCACCCCTGGCCGTACCGCCTCTACGAACAGCCGGTTGGCCCGGCCATGGCCCGGCAGACCGCGCCCGGCGAGGTGCTGCCGCCGCTCGGCCTCTTCCCTTTGCCCGCCGAGCTTCCCACCGCCCGCTGGAGCGCCCTGGGCGTCGGTGACACGCTGGTGCTGCACACCGACGGCGCCGAGGACGTGCGGGACGCCCACGGCACGTTCTTTCCCCTGCGTCGCGCCCTGTCCGAGGCCGCAGGCGCCGGGCCGCTCGTCCCCGCGGCGGTCGTGGCGGGGGTGCGCTCGGCGCTGCTGCGCCACACCGGGGGCCGGCTCGCCGACGACGTCGCGCTGCTCGCGCTGCGCTTCGACCGCTGCCAGCTATCCGCCACCACAGCCCTCACCCGCCCGGCCGCCGACGCCCACCGGGGCTAG
- a CDS encoding transcriptional regulator — protein sequence MEPNTLLDSVLDEAGVSHAGLAAHVNEAGRARGMKLRYEHTAVARWLKGQRPRGQVPDLICEVLGERLHRALTLDDIGLGTPGSRRGPATPLSGFVERATALWRSDEQQRPHVVEAPAVTGTPAVIPVWEWENPPEDSDVSRRGLTRVSMTDIETLRAARAHYEQMYRKAGGVATRTRVVGFLNSEAAPLLRGSYADDTGRQLHRATGGLVAIAGICAYDSNTHGLAQRYFHQALRLAKASGDRGLGAYVIALLVNQSLFMKEYRQAVAFAESALRAAGSQITPALAADLYAMQAKAYARLGDGAGALSCIRRAETAADRIRPGQEPDETGYVQPGLVNVQVAEALLSLGDLGGAREHATAAVGTPAHDRGRVHRLAMLTHIELRQGDVDRAGATAVEMTERARGMESQRLRDRLRAVREHLAASGSAATAEAAALIDGALRVPL from the coding sequence ATGGAGCCCAACACACTGCTCGACTCCGTGCTCGACGAGGCCGGAGTCTCCCACGCCGGACTGGCCGCGCATGTCAACGAGGCAGGCCGGGCCCGGGGGATGAAGCTGCGGTACGAACACACCGCGGTGGCCCGGTGGCTGAAGGGCCAACGGCCGCGCGGCCAGGTGCCGGACCTCATCTGCGAGGTGCTGGGCGAGCGGCTGCACCGCGCCCTCACCCTGGACGACATCGGCCTCGGCACCCCCGGCAGCCGCCGGGGGCCCGCCACCCCGCTCTCCGGATTCGTCGAGCGCGCCACCGCGCTGTGGCGCTCCGACGAACAGCAGCGCCCGCATGTCGTCGAGGCCCCGGCGGTCACCGGCACCCCGGCCGTCATCCCGGTGTGGGAGTGGGAGAACCCTCCCGAGGACTCCGATGTCTCCCGGCGCGGTCTGACCCGGGTCAGCATGACCGACATCGAGACGCTGCGCGCCGCCCGCGCCCACTACGAGCAGATGTACCGCAAGGCCGGTGGTGTCGCGACCCGGACCCGGGTGGTGGGATTCCTCAACTCCGAGGCCGCACCGCTGCTGCGCGGCAGCTACGCCGATGACACCGGCCGCCAGCTGCACCGGGCGACCGGCGGTCTGGTGGCCATCGCCGGGATCTGCGCGTACGACTCCAATACGCACGGCCTGGCCCAGCGCTACTTCCACCAGGCGCTGCGGCTCGCCAAGGCCAGCGGCGACCGGGGTCTGGGCGCCTATGTCATAGCGCTGCTGGTCAACCAGTCCCTCTTCATGAAGGAGTACCGGCAGGCGGTCGCCTTCGCCGAATCGGCGCTGCGCGCCGCGGGCTCCCAGATCACCCCCGCGCTCGCCGCCGACCTCTACGCCATGCAGGCCAAGGCGTACGCCCGGCTCGGCGACGGCGCCGGGGCGCTGTCCTGTATCCGGCGTGCCGAGACCGCCGCCGACCGGATCAGACCGGGCCAGGAGCCCGACGAGACCGGCTATGTCCAGCCGGGTCTGGTGAACGTTCAGGTGGCCGAGGCGCTGCTGAGCCTCGGCGACCTCGGCGGCGCCCGCGAGCACGCCACCGCCGCGGTCGGCACTCCCGCGCACGATCGGGGCCGGGTGCACCGGCTCGCCATGCTCACCCATATCGAGCTGCGTCAGGGGGACGTGGACCGGGCGGGCGCCACGGCGGTGGAGATGACCGAGCGCGCGCGGGGCATGGAGTCCCAGCGGTTACGCGACCGGTTGCGGGCGGTACGGGAGCACCTCGCGGCCAGCGGAAGCGCCGCGACGGCCGAGGCCGCCGCGCTCATCGACGGGGCACTGCGCGTCCCTCTGTGA
- a CDS encoding NUDIX hydrolase, whose amino-acid sequence MASRFDERWLTVRWKNLRERTVYENRWFRVNLADVRLPDGRHLDHYLIRLRPVAVATVVNAANEVLLLWRHRFITDAWGWELAAGVVEDGEDIADAAAREMEEETGWRPGPLRHLLSVEPSNGLTDARHHIYWAEEASYVGHPEDDFESDRREWVPLKMVPDLVARGEVPAANMAAALLLLHHIRLG is encoded by the coding sequence ATGGCCTCCCGTTTCGACGAAAGGTGGCTGACAGTGCGATGGAAGAACCTCAGGGAGCGGACCGTGTACGAGAACCGATGGTTCCGGGTCAACCTCGCCGATGTCCGGCTCCCCGACGGGCGCCATCTGGACCACTATCTGATCCGGCTCCGTCCCGTGGCCGTGGCCACGGTGGTGAACGCGGCCAACGAGGTGCTGCTGCTGTGGCGTCACCGGTTCATCACCGACGCCTGGGGCTGGGAGCTGGCCGCGGGCGTCGTCGAGGACGGTGAGGACATCGCCGACGCCGCGGCCCGGGAGATGGAGGAGGAGACCGGCTGGCGGCCCGGCCCGCTGCGCCATCTGCTCTCCGTCGAGCCGTCCAACGGGCTCACCGACGCACGCCACCACATCTACTGGGCCGAGGAGGCATCGTACGTCGGGCACCCGGAGGACGACTTCGAGTCGGACCGCCGCGAGTGGGTGCCGCTGAAGATGGTGCCCGACCTGGTCGCACGCGGTGAGGTGCCCGCGGCCAATATGGCGGCCGCGCTGCTGCTGCTCCACCACATCAGGCTCGGGTAG
- a CDS encoding MgtC/SapB family protein has product MWEFGIDQGVRQFAELGVALVLSTLIGLERAVQQKSAGLRTHTLVGVGSALFMQVSQYGFTDVLLRDHVGLDPSRVAAQVVSGIGFIGGGLIFVRRDAVHGLTTAATVWLTCAVGMACGGGLALLATAVTAVHFLVIRGYPLLTRRLPALWSSERVELQLSYRVGAGLLPRVLELCTAAGYRVLRVRVDRAPWKGRDRTTRIVRAEEEARPADTGVAEVQLALEGAGDVLRLVGAISELDGVLGADAGRDLDDAE; this is encoded by the coding sequence ATGTGGGAATTCGGTATCGACCAGGGAGTCCGGCAGTTCGCCGAGCTCGGCGTCGCGCTGGTGCTGTCCACCCTGATCGGGCTCGAGAGGGCGGTGCAGCAGAAGAGCGCCGGGCTGCGCACCCACACCCTGGTGGGCGTGGGCAGCGCGCTGTTCATGCAGGTCTCCCAGTACGGCTTCACCGATGTGCTGTTGCGCGACCACGTCGGCCTGGACCCCTCACGGGTGGCGGCGCAGGTCGTCTCCGGTATCGGCTTCATCGGCGGTGGCCTGATCTTCGTCCGGCGCGATGCCGTCCACGGGCTGACCACCGCGGCGACCGTCTGGCTCACCTGTGCGGTGGGCATGGCCTGCGGCGGTGGTCTGGCCCTGCTGGCCACCGCGGTCACCGCGGTGCACTTCCTGGTGATCCGCGGCTATCCGCTGCTCACCCGTCGGCTGCCGGCCCTCTGGTCGTCCGAACGGGTGGAGTTGCAGCTGTCCTACCGGGTGGGCGCGGGGCTGCTGCCACGCGTCCTGGAGCTGTGTACGGCCGCCGGGTACCGGGTGCTGCGGGTCCGGGTGGACCGGGCGCCCTGGAAGGGCCGGGACCGCACCACCCGGATCGTCCGGGCCGAGGAGGAGGCCCGGCCCGCCGATACCGGCGTCGCCGAGGTGCAGCTCGCGCTCGAGGGCGCCGGGGACGTCCTCCGGCTGGTCGGGGCGATCTCCGAGCTGGACGGCGTCCTCGGCGCCGACGCGGGCCGCGACCTCGACGACGCGGAGTGA
- a CDS encoding 3-hydroxybutyryl-CoA dehydrogenase, giving the protein MTDIERVGVVGCGQMGAGIAEVCARSGLDVMVAETTGEALEIGRTRLTNSLGKAAERGKITEEQRDATLDRLSFTTDLGEFADRDLVIEAVVENEQVKTEIFQVLDQVVTRPDAILASNTSSIPLVKLAVATSRPDQVIGIHFFNPAPVQALVELIPALTTGDETIKRTEALVHDVLDKHAIRAQDRAGFVVNALLIPYLLSAIRMFESGIASREDIDNGMEMGCAHPMGPLKLSDLIGLDTIAAIADSMYGEYKEPLYAAPPLLLRMVDAGRMGRKSGSGFYTY; this is encoded by the coding sequence GTGACCGACATCGAACGCGTCGGAGTGGTGGGCTGTGGCCAGATGGGTGCGGGCATCGCGGAGGTGTGCGCCCGATCCGGCCTGGACGTCATGGTCGCGGAGACCACGGGCGAGGCCCTGGAGATAGGGCGCACCCGGCTGACCAACTCCCTCGGCAAGGCCGCGGAGCGCGGCAAGATCACCGAGGAGCAGCGCGACGCGACGCTGGACCGGCTGAGCTTCACCACCGACCTGGGGGAATTCGCCGACCGTGACCTCGTGATCGAGGCGGTCGTCGAGAATGAGCAGGTCAAGACGGAGATCTTCCAGGTCCTCGACCAGGTGGTGACCCGCCCGGACGCGATCCTCGCCTCCAACACCTCCTCCATCCCGCTGGTCAAGCTGGCCGTCGCCACCTCCCGGCCGGATCAGGTGATCGGCATCCACTTCTTCAACCCGGCGCCGGTGCAGGCGCTGGTGGAGCTGATCCCGGCGCTCACCACCGGTGACGAGACCATCAAGCGCACCGAGGCGCTGGTCCACGACGTCCTGGACAAACACGCCATCCGCGCCCAGGACCGCGCGGGGTTCGTGGTCAACGCGCTGCTCATCCCGTATCTGCTCTCCGCCATCCGGATGTTCGAGTCCGGGATCGCCAGCCGCGAGGACATCGACAACGGCATGGAGATGGGCTGCGCCCATCCGATGGGCCCGCTGAAGCTGTCCGATCTGATCGGCCTGGATACGATCGCGGCGATCGCCGACTCGATGTACGGCGAGTACAAGGAGCCGCTGTACGCCGCTCCCCCGCTGCTGCTGCGGATGGTGGACGCGGGCCGGATGGGACGCAAGTCGGGCTCGGGCTTCTACACGTACTGA
- a CDS encoding xyloglucanase: MRSKGSRPLGALMAALALVGGLLTAAASPAAARPEPAPARGTAQADASTWKNVRVDGGGFVPGIVFNRKEKNLAYARTDIGGAYRWDQSGKRWVPLLDSLDWDHWGWTGVVSLASDSVDPDKVYVAAGTYTNSWDPGNGAILRSSNRGATWQSTTLPFKLGGNMPGRGMGERLAVDPHKNSVLYLGAPSGNGLWRSTDSGVTWSKVTSFPNPGTYVQDASDTSGYLSDNQGVVWVTFDERTGSSGSATKTVYVGVADKNNTVYRSTDAGATWSRVAGQPTGYLSHKGVLDTENGYLYLTTSDKGGPYDGEKGQVWRYATATGEWKNISPMTDADTYFGYSGLTVDRQKPGTLMVTGYSSWWPDTQIFRSTDSGATWTRAWDFTSYPNRSFRYTQDVSSVPWLTFGANPSPPEVTPKLGWMTEALEIDPFDSRRMMYGTGATVYGTENLANWDTGGTITITPMVKGLEETAVNDLASPPTGAPLLSALGDIGGFRHTDLDAVPARMYTSPTFTTTTSLDYAETNANTVVRVGNNDSAPRIAFSTDNGAKWFQGSEPAGVTGGGTVAAAADGSGFVWAPEGTSAVYHTTGFGSSWSASSGIPAGAVVESDRKNPKTFYGFKAGTFYISTDGGATFTARPSSGLPADGPVRFKALPGAEGDIWLAGGSTAGAYGLWHSTDSGATFTKLSGVQQADTIGFGKAAPGASYQALYTSAKIGGVRGIFRSTDAGASWTRINDDAHQWGWTGAAITGDPRVYGRVYVATNGRGILRGDAS; the protein is encoded by the coding sequence GTGCGCAGCAAAGGCAGCAGACCGCTCGGCGCGCTCATGGCCGCGCTGGCACTCGTCGGCGGCTTACTCACCGCCGCCGCCTCCCCCGCGGCGGCCCGCCCCGAACCGGCCCCCGCCCGGGGCACCGCCCAGGCCGACGCCTCCACCTGGAAGAACGTCCGCGTGGACGGCGGCGGCTTCGTCCCCGGCATCGTCTTCAACCGCAAGGAGAAGAACCTCGCCTACGCCCGCACCGATATCGGCGGCGCGTACCGCTGGGACCAGTCCGGCAAGCGGTGGGTGCCGCTGCTGGACTCGCTCGACTGGGACCACTGGGGCTGGACCGGGGTGGTGAGCCTGGCCAGCGACTCCGTGGATCCCGACAAGGTCTATGTGGCGGCCGGTACGTACACCAACAGCTGGGACCCGGGCAACGGCGCCATCCTGCGCTCGTCCAACCGGGGCGCCACCTGGCAGTCCACCACCCTTCCCTTCAAGCTGGGCGGCAATATGCCCGGCCGCGGCATGGGGGAACGGCTGGCGGTCGACCCCCACAAGAACAGCGTGCTCTACCTCGGCGCGCCGAGCGGCAACGGGCTGTGGCGCTCCACCGACTCCGGGGTCACCTGGTCGAAGGTGACGTCCTTCCCCAACCCCGGCACCTACGTCCAGGACGCGAGCGACACCAGCGGCTATCTGAGCGACAACCAGGGCGTGGTGTGGGTGACCTTCGACGAGCGCACCGGTTCTTCCGGCAGTGCGACGAAGACCGTCTACGTGGGCGTGGCCGACAAGAACAACACCGTCTACCGCTCGACGGACGCGGGCGCCACCTGGTCGCGGGTGGCCGGCCAGCCGACCGGCTATCTCTCCCACAAGGGCGTCCTCGATACCGAGAACGGCTATCTGTACCTCACCACCAGCGACAAGGGCGGCCCGTACGACGGGGAGAAGGGCCAGGTGTGGCGGTATGCCACGGCGACCGGGGAGTGGAAGAACATCAGCCCCATGACGGACGCCGACACCTACTTCGGCTACAGCGGGCTCACGGTGGACCGGCAAAAGCCCGGCACGCTGATGGTGACCGGCTACAGCTCCTGGTGGCCGGACACCCAGATCTTCCGCTCCACCGACTCCGGCGCCACCTGGACCCGGGCCTGGGACTTCACCAGCTATCCCAACCGGTCCTTCCGCTACACCCAGGACGTCTCGTCCGTCCCCTGGCTGACCTTCGGCGCCAACCCCTCCCCGCCCGAAGTGACCCCGAAGCTGGGCTGGATGACCGAGGCTCTGGAGATCGACCCGTTCGACTCCCGCCGGATGATGTACGGCACCGGTGCGACGGTCTACGGCACCGAGAACCTCGCGAACTGGGACACGGGCGGCACCATCACCATCACGCCCATGGTCAAGGGCCTGGAGGAGACGGCGGTCAACGATCTGGCCAGCCCGCCCACCGGCGCCCCGCTGCTCAGCGCGCTCGGTGACATCGGGGGCTTCCGGCACACCGATCTCGACGCGGTGCCCGCGAGGATGTACACCTCGCCGACGTTCACCACGACCACCAGCCTGGACTACGCCGAGACCAACGCGAACACCGTGGTCCGGGTGGGCAACAACGACTCCGCACCGCGGATCGCCTTCTCGACCGACAACGGCGCCAAGTGGTTTCAGGGCAGCGAGCCGGCCGGGGTCACGGGCGGCGGCACGGTGGCCGCGGCGGCCGACGGCAGCGGCTTCGTCTGGGCCCCGGAGGGCACCTCGGCCGTCTACCACACCACCGGTTTCGGCAGCTCCTGGTCGGCGTCGAGCGGTATCCCGGCCGGGGCCGTCGTGGAGTCCGACCGCAAGAACCCGAAGACGTTCTACGGCTTCAAGGCGGGCACCTTCTACATCTCCACCGACGGCGGCGCCACCTTCACCGCCAGGCCGTCCTCCGGGCTGCCGGCCGACGGCCCGGTGCGGTTCAAGGCGCTGCCGGGCGCCGAGGGCGACATCTGGCTCGCGGGCGGCAGCACGGCCGGGGCCTACGGGCTGTGGCACTCCACGGACTCCGGCGCGACCTTCACCAAACTGAGCGGCGTCCAGCAGGCGGACACCATCGGCTTCGGTAAGGCGGCGCCGGGCGCTTCGTACCAGGCGCTCTACACCAGCGCGAAGATCGGCGGGGTGCGCGGCATCTTCCGTTCCACCGACGCCGGGGCGAGCTGGACCCGGATCAACGACGACGCCCACCAGTGGGGCTGGACGGGCGCCGCGATCACCGGCGACCCACGGGTCTACGGACGGGTCTACGTGGCCACCAACGGCCGCGGCATCCTGCGCGGCGACGCCTCGTGA
- a CDS encoding glycoside hydrolase family 10 protein yields the protein MGPITRRSLTVAAAGALAATVTAGDALAQGRGGEHRPEFRGMWLATVANRDWPSKPGLTADQQRAELLSFLDTAVRRRLNAVVFQVRPTADALWPSPYEPWAECLTGVQGRDPGWDPLGTAVREAHRRGLELHAWFNPYRIANHTDPSRLIPTHPARLHPEWVVPYGGKLYYNPGLPEVRRFVQDAMLDAVARYDIDAVHWDDYFYPYPVAGQVFDDDAAYARYGAGFPDRAAWRRNNIDRLVYETAVRVKRLKRRVRFGISPFGVWRNQATDPLGSATTAGVQTYDDLYADTRAWVRRGWLDYIVPQVYWNIGFAAADYAALVPWWSEVVRGTGVNLYIGEALYKAGDPAQPAPWQDPAELSRHLTFDQGFPQVRGNVYFSAKEVAADRNGAMARVVADHYPHRVRPPR from the coding sequence ATGGGTCCGATCACGCGCAGAAGTCTGACGGTGGCGGCCGCCGGAGCCCTGGCCGCCACCGTCACGGCGGGCGACGCGCTGGCGCAAGGGCGGGGCGGTGAGCACCGGCCCGAGTTCCGCGGGATGTGGCTGGCCACCGTCGCCAACCGCGACTGGCCGTCCAAACCCGGTCTCACCGCGGACCAGCAGCGGGCCGAGCTGCTGAGCTTCCTGGACACCGCCGTGCGCCGCCGGCTCAACGCGGTGGTCTTCCAGGTGCGGCCGACGGCGGACGCGCTGTGGCCCTCACCGTACGAGCCGTGGGCGGAGTGCCTCACCGGCGTCCAGGGCCGGGACCCGGGCTGGGATCCGCTGGGCACCGCCGTGCGCGAGGCGCACCGGCGCGGTCTCGAGCTGCACGCCTGGTTCAACCCGTACCGGATCGCCAACCACACCGACCCCTCCCGGCTGATCCCCACCCATCCGGCCCGGCTGCACCCCGAGTGGGTGGTGCCGTACGGCGGGAAGCTCTACTACAACCCCGGGCTGCCCGAGGTCCGCCGCTTCGTCCAGGACGCCATGCTGGACGCGGTCGCGCGCTATGACATCGACGCCGTCCACTGGGACGACTACTTCTACCCCTATCCGGTGGCCGGTCAGGTCTTCGACGACGACGCCGCCTACGCGCGCTACGGCGCGGGCTTCCCGGACCGGGCGGCCTGGCGGCGGAACAACATCGACCGGCTGGTGTACGAGACGGCCGTGCGCGTCAAGCGGCTGAAGCGGCGGGTGCGGTTCGGGATCAGCCCCTTCGGCGTCTGGCGCAACCAGGCCACCGACCCGCTGGGGTCCGCCACCACGGCAGGCGTGCAGACTTACGACGACCTCTACGCGGACACCCGCGCCTGGGTGCGGCGGGGATGGCTGGACTACATCGTCCCGCAGGTCTACTGGAACATCGGCTTCGCCGCCGCCGACTACGCCGCGCTCGTCCCCTGGTGGTCGGAGGTGGTCCGGGGCACCGGGGTGAACCTCTACATCGGCGAGGCGCTCTACAAGGCGGGCGACCCCGCGCAGCCCGCACCTTGGCAGGATCCGGCGGAGCTGTCCCGGCACCTCACCTTCGACCAGGGCTTTCCGCAGGTGCGCGGCAATGTGTACTTCTCGGCCAAGGAAGTGGCCGCCGACCGCAACGGCGCCATGGCGCGTGTGGTCGCCGACCACTATCCCCATCGTGTCCGTCCGCCCCGCTGA
- a CDS encoding DUF1918 domain-containing protein translates to MEATVGDKLLVHGRVVGIHDRVAEIIEVLGTDGEPPYRVRYEDDGHECLFSPGPDSVVRHLAAGPGQR, encoded by the coding sequence ATGGAGGCGACCGTAGGCGACAAGCTGCTGGTGCACGGCAGGGTTGTCGGGATTCACGATCGTGTAGCGGAGATCATCGAAGTGCTCGGGACCGACGGGGAACCGCCCTACCGCGTGCGTTACGAGGACGACGGACACGAGTGCCTGTTCTCCCCCGGGCCCGACTCGGTCGTCCGCCATCTGGCCGCCGGACCCGGGCAGCGTTAG
- a CDS encoding aminotransferase-like domain-containing protein → MEQRSSVAELAKSLRKELDRYSPGEKLPSSRALVERHRVSPVTVSRALAALAAEGLVVTRPGAGAFRADRPAAGALRPGDTSWQEVALSVETAGEPVRRSVDASGVLATLAAPPPGILEFNNGYLHSSLQPERALSAALARAGRRPGAWDRPPVEGLPELRAWFAREIGGPGGTLGAADVLITAGGQSALTCALRALAPPGAPVLVESPTYPGVLAAARASGLRPVPVPVDAEGVRPELLAEALRATGARVFVCQPLFQNPTGAMLAPERRREVIRIAREAGAFVVEDDFARRLVHEDAPPLSATLAADDPDGVVVHVCSLTKATSPSLRVGALAARGPALGRLRAIQVVDSFFVPRPLQEAALELVGAPSWPRHLRNVAAELRTRREALVTAVRRELPALELRYVPPGGYHLWLRLPQGTDETALDSAALRAGVAVAPGGPYFCAEPPAPHVRLSFASVAGVGELAEGVRRLRTAWGEVLGRA, encoded by the coding sequence ATGGAACAGCGTAGCAGCGTGGCCGAACTCGCGAAATCGCTGCGGAAGGAGCTGGACCGCTACTCACCCGGAGAGAAGCTGCCGTCCAGTCGTGCCCTGGTCGAACGCCACCGGGTGAGCCCGGTCACCGTCTCCCGCGCCCTCGCCGCACTCGCCGCCGAAGGGCTGGTGGTCACCCGCCCCGGCGCCGGTGCCTTCCGCGCCGACCGGCCCGCCGCCGGGGCGCTCCGGCCGGGTGACACCTCCTGGCAGGAGGTCGCGCTGAGCGTGGAGACGGCCGGCGAGCCGGTGCGGCGCTCGGTGGACGCCTCCGGCGTCCTGGCCACGCTCGCCGCCCCACCGCCCGGGATCCTGGAGTTCAACAACGGCTATCTGCACTCCTCGCTCCAGCCGGAGCGGGCGCTGTCCGCCGCGCTGGCCCGCGCCGGACGGCGGCCCGGGGCATGGGACCGCCCGCCGGTGGAGGGGCTCCCCGAGCTGCGCGCCTGGTTCGCCCGCGAGATCGGCGGCCCGGGCGGGACCCTCGGCGCCGCCGACGTACTGATCACCGCGGGCGGCCAGTCCGCGCTCACCTGCGCACTGCGCGCCCTCGCCCCGCCCGGTGCGCCCGTCCTCGTCGAATCCCCGACCTACCCCGGGGTGCTCGCCGCCGCCCGCGCCTCCGGGCTGCGGCCCGTCCCGGTGCCGGTGGACGCCGAGGGGGTCCGGCCCGAGCTGCTCGCCGAGGCGTTGCGGGCGACCGGCGCCCGGGTCTTCGTCTGCCAGCCGCTGTTCCAGAACCCCACCGGGGCGATGCTCGCTCCCGAGCGGCGCCGCGAGGTGATCCGGATCGCCCGTGAGGCGGGCGCGTTCGTGGTCGAGGACGACTTCGCCCGCCGGCTCGTCCACGAGGACGCGCCCCCGCTGTCCGCCACGCTCGCCGCCGACGACCCCGACGGGGTGGTGGTCCATGTGTGCTCGCTCACCAAGGCCACCTCGCCCAGTCTGCGGGTGGGCGCGCTCGCCGCCCGCGGTCCCGCGCTGGGGCGGCTGCGCGCGATCCAGGTCGTCGACAGCTTCTTCGTGCCCCGCCCGCTCCAGGAGGCCGCCCTCGAACTGGTCGGCGCCCCCTCCTGGCCCCGCCATCTGCGCAACGTGGCCGCCGAGCTGCGCACCCGTCGCGAGGCGCTGGTCACCGCCGTACGGCGCGAGCTGCCCGCCCTGGAGCTGCGGTATGTCCCGCCCGGCGGCTACCACCTGTGGCTGCGGCTGCCCCAGGGCACCGACGAGACCGCGCTGGACTCCGCCGCGCTGCGTGCCGGGGTCGCCGTGGCCCCCGGCGGCCCGTACTTCTGCGCCGAACCGCCCGCGCCGCATGTGCGGCTGAGCTTCGCTTCGGTGGCGGGCGTCGGCGAACTGGCCGAGGGCGTACGGCGGTTGCGCACCGCGTGGGGCGAGGTGCTCGGGAGGGCGTAG
- a CDS encoding histidine phosphatase family protein yields the protein MTFRLTLVAAGRSSSRLGERFGDDRPLDPEGRLAAERAAPALVPLAAAELRYCSPSARSRETGDALGFTPLVQLALRDCDMGRWAGRSLADVMAREPGEVEAWLGDPRSVPHGGESLHAFIMRIGGWLDTRPAEDHAKMVAVADPGVVRAALMYAIKAPPHCYWNVDIRPLSTVTLTGRPGEWRLRVDGV from the coding sequence ATGACGTTTCGGCTGACGCTGGTCGCCGCCGGTCGCAGCTCCTCCCGGCTGGGGGAGCGCTTCGGTGACGACCGGCCGCTGGATCCGGAGGGCCGGCTCGCCGCCGAGCGCGCGGCCCCCGCGCTCGTACCGCTGGCCGCGGCGGAGCTGCGCTACTGCTCGCCGTCGGCCCGCAGCCGGGAGACCGGCGATGCGCTGGGCTTCACCCCGCTGGTCCAACTCGCCCTGCGCGACTGCGACATGGGCCGCTGGGCGGGCCGCTCCCTCGCCGATGTGATGGCGCGCGAACCGGGCGAGGTGGAGGCCTGGCTCGGCGATCCGCGCTCGGTCCCGCACGGCGGGGAGTCGCTGCACGCGTTCATCATGCGGATCGGCGGCTGGCTGGACACGCGCCCGGCCGAGGACCACGCCAAGATGGTGGCCGTCGCCGACCCCGGGGTGGTCCGCGCCGCCCTGATGTACGCGATCAAGGCGCCGCCGCACTGCTACTGGAACGTCGACATACGCCCGCTCTCCACGGTCACCCTCACCGGCCGGCCGGGCGAGTGGCGGCTGCGCGTGGACGGGGTGTGA